One window of the Natrinema sp. CBA1119 genome contains the following:
- a CDS encoding DNA-directed DNA polymerase has translation MTEAGQTGLTEFGGDSEETDDRPAEEAVAIAGNGGSNAAEVIDVVEETLPEPEGELELAVMQVDYTIAGYGDEERPIMHVFGRTSENELEHVQVVGFQPYFYAPTETLDRPPEEQYDRLTGSEEYDADGEPYESIRGEKLTKILGQTPRDVGQIRDDFDHFEADILFPNRFLIDKDIRSGIRVPERRADDDSLVVPHTEVEAADVDADPRVNTFDIEVDDRQGFPEDGEEPIVCLTSHDSYDDEYIMWLYEAPIGDGEIPTEIDGYDPIEGAIDHEVRCFEEEEAMLEAFIEYIDTTDPDILTGWNFEDFDAPYFLDRLEELSGPHHEYDLSIDQLSRVDEVWRSNWGGPDIKGRIVFDLLYAYQRTVFSELDSYRLDAVGEAELGVGKERYAGDIGDLWEGDPTRLLEYNLRDVELCVELDRQQEIVTFWDEVRSFVGCKLEDAPTPGDAVDMYVLHEAYGRFALPSKGQQEAGEEYEGGAVFEPITGVKENVTVLDLKSLYPMCMTTINASPETRVDPSEYDGETYVAPTRPEPTHFRKEPDGVMREMINELLAEREEKKSQRNEYEPGTREYEQYDRQQGAVKVIMNSLYGVSGWEQFRLYDKDAASAITATGREVIEFTDTAAGELDYTVAYGDTDSVMLELGPDVSKEDAIEQSFEIEEYINGRYDDFARDDLNAEEHRFQIEFEKLYRRFFQAGKKKRYAGHITWKEGKDVNNVDIVGFEYQRSDIAPITKEVQHRVIEMIVREGDIEGAKEYVNGIIEDVLDGDISLEDIAIPGGIGKRLDNYDTDTAQVRGAKYANLLLGTNFQRGSKPKRLYLDRVDPSFFERLEAEEGFDARTDPLYGAFKRDPDVICFEYEDQIPEEFEVDYDKMLEKTLQGPIERILEALDISWDEVKNGQEQKGLDSFM, from the coding sequence ATGACTGAGGCGGGCCAGACCGGACTCACGGAGTTCGGCGGCGACTCCGAGGAGACCGACGACCGGCCGGCAGAAGAGGCGGTTGCCATCGCCGGTAACGGCGGATCGAACGCCGCAGAGGTGATCGACGTCGTCGAGGAGACCCTCCCCGAACCCGAGGGTGAACTCGAGCTCGCCGTGATGCAGGTCGACTACACGATCGCCGGCTACGGCGACGAGGAGCGACCGATCATGCACGTGTTCGGGCGGACCTCCGAGAACGAACTCGAGCACGTGCAGGTCGTCGGCTTCCAGCCGTACTTCTACGCGCCGACGGAGACGCTCGATCGACCGCCCGAGGAGCAGTACGACCGGCTCACCGGCAGCGAAGAGTACGACGCGGACGGCGAGCCCTACGAGAGCATTCGGGGCGAGAAACTCACCAAGATCCTCGGCCAAACGCCCCGAGACGTCGGGCAGATCCGCGACGACTTCGATCACTTCGAGGCCGACATCCTATTCCCGAACCGGTTCCTGATCGACAAGGATATCCGGAGCGGCATTCGGGTACCGGAGCGACGCGCGGACGACGATTCACTGGTCGTCCCCCACACCGAAGTCGAGGCGGCCGATGTCGACGCCGACCCCCGCGTGAACACGTTCGACATCGAGGTCGACGACCGACAGGGATTCCCCGAGGACGGCGAGGAGCCGATCGTCTGTCTGACGAGCCACGACTCCTACGATGACGAGTACATCATGTGGCTCTACGAGGCCCCAATCGGCGACGGCGAGATCCCCACCGAAATCGACGGCTACGACCCCATCGAGGGCGCGATCGACCACGAGGTCCGGTGCTTCGAGGAGGAGGAGGCGATGCTCGAGGCCTTTATCGAGTACATCGACACCACTGATCCCGACATCCTCACAGGCTGGAACTTCGAGGACTTCGACGCGCCCTACTTCCTCGACCGCCTCGAGGAACTGTCGGGTCCCCACCACGAGTACGACCTCTCTATCGACCAGCTCTCTCGGGTCGACGAGGTCTGGCGCAGCAACTGGGGCGGCCCGGACATCAAGGGCCGGATCGTCTTCGACCTGCTCTATGCCTACCAGCGGACAGTCTTCTCCGAACTCGACTCTTATCGGCTGGATGCGGTCGGCGAGGCCGAACTGGGCGTCGGCAAGGAACGGTACGCCGGCGACATCGGCGACCTCTGGGAGGGCGATCCGACGAGATTGCTCGAATACAACCTCCGGGACGTGGAACTGTGCGTCGAACTCGACCGCCAGCAGGAAATCGTCACCTTCTGGGACGAGGTGCGTTCCTTCGTCGGCTGTAAACTCGAGGACGCGCCGACGCCGGGCGACGCGGTCGACATGTACGTCCTCCACGAGGCCTACGGGCGGTTCGCGCTGCCCTCGAAAGGCCAACAGGAGGCCGGCGAGGAGTACGAGGGCGGCGCGGTGTTCGAGCCGATCACGGGCGTCAAGGAAAACGTCACCGTGCTCGACCTGAAGTCGCTGTACCCGATGTGCATGACGACGATCAACGCCTCGCCAGAGACGCGAGTCGATCCGTCGGAGTACGACGGGGAGACCTACGTCGCGCCGACCAGGCCCGAACCGACCCACTTCCGCAAGGAGCCCGACGGCGTCATGCGGGAGATGATCAACGAACTGCTCGCCGAACGCGAAGAGAAGAAATCCCAGCGTAACGAGTACGAACCCGGTACTCGGGAGTACGAGCAGTACGACCGACAGCAGGGCGCGGTGAAGGTCATCATGAACTCGCTCTACGGGGTGTCGGGGTGGGAACAATTTCGGCTCTACGATAAGGACGCGGCATCCGCGATCACCGCGACCGGTCGTGAAGTGATCGAGTTTACGGACACCGCTGCAGGCGAGCTGGACTACACCGTTGCGTACGGGGACACCGACAGCGTCATGCTCGAGCTCGGCCCCGACGTGTCGAAAGAGGATGCAATCGAACAGTCCTTCGAGATTGAGGAGTACATCAACGGCCGCTACGATGACTTCGCGCGCGATGACCTGAATGCGGAGGAACACCGCTTCCAGATCGAGTTCGAGAAGCTCTACCGCCGATTCTTCCAGGCCGGCAAGAAGAAACGCTACGCGGGTCACATCACCTGGAAGGAAGGTAAGGACGTCAACAACGTCGATATCGTCGGCTTCGAGTACCAGCGTTCGGATATCGCCCCGATCACCAAGGAGGTCCAGCACCGCGTCATCGAGATGATCGTCCGCGAGGGCGATATCGAAGGCGCGAAGGAGTACGTCAACGGCATCATCGAGGACGTTCTGGACGGTGACATCTCGCTCGAGGATATCGCGATTCCGGGCGGTATCGGCAAGCGACTGGACAACTACGATACCGACACGGCGCAGGTCCGCGGCGCGAAGTACGCCAACCTGTTGCTAGGGACTAACTTCCAGCGCGGGAGCAAACCCAAGCGGCTCTACCTCGACCGCGTCGATCCCTCGTTTTTCGAACGACTCGAGGCGGAGGAAGGGTTCGACGCCCGCACCGACCCGCTCTACGGCGCGTTCAAGCGCGATCCCGACGTCATCTGTTTCGAGTACGAAGACCAGATCCCCGAGGAGTTCGAGGTCGACTACGACAAGATGCTCGAGAAGACGCTGCAGGGGCCGATCGAACGCATCCTCGAGGCACTCGACATCTCGTGGGACGAAGTGAAAAACGGGCAGGAGCAAAAGGGCCTCGACAGCTTCATGTGA
- a CDS encoding carboxylesterase family protein — protein sequence MAMKRRRYVRALLGAATIGPALARLGFRDKLLSRRMRDYWTTFAATGNPNSRLRPDWPQFTAGEQTQVRLTEDEIIRESGPKPECQLWEPVYRDNVGL from the coding sequence ATGGCTATGAAACGACGACGGTACGTTCGGGCTCTGTTGGGGGCCGCGACGATCGGTCCCGCGCTGGCACGTCTCGGGTTCCGGGACAAGCTGCTCTCCCGGCGGATGCGGGACTACTGGACGACCTTCGCCGCGACCGGGAACCCGAACAGTCGCCTCCGACCCGACTGGCCGCAGTTCACCGCAGGCGAGCAGACACAGGTGCGGCTCACCGAAGACGAGATCATTCGGGAATCCGGCCCGAAACCGGAGTGTCAGCTCTGGGAGCCGGTCTACAGGGACAACGTCGGTCTCTGA
- the rad50 gene encoding DNA double-strand break repair ATPase Rad50, whose protein sequence is MRVDRVRLLNFKCYGDADLSLERGVTVVHGVNGSGKSTLLEAVFFALYGSKALDERTLDDVITTGQEECEIELWFTHDGREYHIERHLKLRGDRATTTKCVLETPTETIEGARDVRREVTELLRMDAEAFVNCAYVRQGEVNKLIHASPSDRQDMIDDLLQLGALEDYRERASDARLGVKTVLDGQQEVLEDVRKQVDQKEDKELHERLNGLESRRTEITDEIDHYESQREQAQETLETAADVLDRHEETREEIETLDEEIEELRSKITETERKREDASDEISEIRSRREALADERVDLLEDVDLEADDPAEGAIEHRIAALEARDEELRDDLEDVRVTITEGTTEIERLREAADDLEDRAEQARTEADELEDRIEADEETIADREEKLDDLDERIDDARATFDDAPVEFGATESHLEDLEAEREELVSAHNDITADIRAAENAIEEGERLLEEGKCPECGQPVEDSPHVDVLDERREELADLEAEREELEAERDDIDERIDRAEELRAAERRVDRLEENRDNIEQLLTEKRESLADRRDQRDQLWDDAEEYEVDAEEKRATADEREEEVADARTELGAINTERGEISETLESLERSSEIADERAALESDIETLRERLQDWETMNDERREGLAEKRDRKRDLESEFDEERVKTAREDKQNAETYIEQVDEKLAELEEQRNGIQNAIGAVENELEELERLRERLETVEDRCEQLESLYDEAETLQTTYGELRAELRQRNVETLERLLNETFDLVYQNDSYAAIDLDGDYRLTVYQKDGEALEPEQLSGGERALFNLSLRCAIYRLLAEGVEGTAPMPPLILDEPTVFLDSGHVTQLVSLVESMRDLGVEQIVVVSHDEELVGAADSIVRVEKDATSNRSRLERGQPPEAELLASD, encoded by the coding sequence GTGAGGGTCGACCGCGTCCGCCTGCTGAACTTCAAGTGTTACGGCGACGCCGACCTCTCGCTCGAGCGCGGCGTCACCGTCGTCCACGGCGTCAACGGCAGCGGGAAGTCGACGCTGCTCGAGGCGGTCTTCTTCGCGCTCTACGGCTCGAAAGCGCTAGATGAGCGCACGCTCGACGACGTCATCACGACTGGTCAGGAGGAGTGCGAGATCGAACTGTGGTTCACCCACGACGGCCGGGAATACCACATCGAACGCCACCTCAAGCTCCGCGGTGATCGCGCGACGACGACGAAGTGCGTCCTCGAGACGCCGACGGAGACCATCGAGGGAGCGCGGGACGTTCGTCGGGAGGTGACCGAACTCCTGCGGATGGACGCCGAGGCGTTCGTCAACTGCGCGTACGTCCGACAGGGCGAGGTCAACAAGCTCATTCACGCCTCGCCGAGCGATCGCCAAGATATGATCGACGACCTCCTCCAGCTCGGCGCGCTCGAGGACTACCGCGAGAGAGCCAGCGACGCCCGACTCGGGGTCAAAACCGTCCTCGACGGCCAGCAGGAGGTGCTCGAGGACGTTCGAAAACAGGTCGACCAAAAGGAGGACAAGGAGCTCCACGAGCGGCTGAACGGTCTCGAGTCCCGCCGCACGGAGATCACCGACGAGATCGACCACTACGAATCACAGCGCGAGCAGGCCCAGGAGACGCTCGAGACCGCCGCGGACGTCCTCGATCGACACGAGGAGACCCGCGAGGAGATCGAAACGCTCGACGAGGAAATCGAGGAACTGCGGTCGAAGATCACCGAAACCGAGCGCAAACGCGAGGACGCGAGCGACGAAATCAGCGAGATTCGGAGCCGGCGCGAAGCGCTCGCAGACGAACGCGTCGACCTCCTCGAGGACGTCGATCTCGAGGCCGACGATCCCGCCGAGGGAGCGATCGAGCATCGAATCGCGGCGCTCGAGGCCCGCGACGAGGAGCTCCGGGACGACCTCGAGGACGTTCGCGTGACGATCACGGAAGGGACCACCGAGATCGAGCGACTCCGCGAGGCGGCCGACGACCTCGAGGACCGAGCCGAACAGGCTCGAACGGAGGCGGACGAACTCGAGGACCGGATCGAGGCCGACGAGGAGACGATCGCCGATCGCGAGGAGAAACTCGACGACCTCGACGAACGGATCGACGACGCGCGGGCGACGTTCGACGACGCGCCCGTCGAGTTCGGGGCGACCGAATCACACCTCGAGGACCTCGAGGCCGAGCGGGAGGAACTGGTCTCGGCACACAACGACATTACCGCCGATATCCGGGCCGCCGAGAACGCGATCGAGGAGGGCGAACGACTGCTCGAGGAGGGGAAGTGTCCCGAGTGCGGCCAGCCGGTCGAGGACTCGCCCCACGTCGACGTGCTGGACGAACGCCGGGAGGAACTCGCTGATCTCGAGGCCGAGCGGGAGGAACTCGAGGCCGAGCGAGACGACATCGACGAACGCATCGATCGCGCTGAGGAACTGCGAGCGGCCGAACGGCGGGTCGATCGACTCGAGGAGAACCGCGACAACATCGAGCAGTTGCTCACGGAGAAACGCGAAAGCCTTGCAGACCGGCGTGACCAGCGCGACCAGTTGTGGGACGACGCCGAGGAGTACGAGGTCGACGCCGAGGAAAAGCGGGCCACAGCGGACGAGCGCGAGGAGGAGGTCGCCGACGCGCGAACCGAACTCGGGGCGATCAACACCGAGCGTGGGGAAATCTCGGAGACCCTCGAGTCCCTCGAGCGCAGTTCGGAAATCGCCGACGAGCGAGCCGCCCTCGAGAGCGATATCGAAACCCTCCGCGAGCGCCTGCAGGATTGGGAGACGATGAACGACGAGCGCCGAGAGGGACTGGCCGAAAAGCGCGACCGCAAGCGCGACCTCGAGTCCGAGTTCGACGAGGAGCGAGTCAAAACCGCGCGAGAGGATAAGCAAAACGCAGAGACGTACATCGAACAGGTCGACGAGAAACTCGCGGAGCTCGAGGAGCAACGAAACGGGATCCAGAACGCCATCGGCGCGGTCGAGAACGAACTCGAGGAACTCGAGCGCCTCCGGGAGCGCCTCGAAACCGTCGAAGATCGGTGCGAACAACTCGAGTCGCTCTACGACGAAGCCGAGACGCTGCAGACGACCTACGGGGAGCTACGGGCGGAACTGCGCCAGCGCAACGTCGAGACCTTAGAACGCCTGCTGAACGAGACGTTCGATCTGGTCTACCAGAACGACTCCTATGCGGCGATCGATCTCGACGGTGACTACCGGTTGACGGTCTATCAGAAAGACGGCGAGGCGCTCGAGCCCGAGCAGCTCTCGGGCGGCGAACGAGCACTGTTCAACCTCAGCCTGCGGTGTGCGATCTACCGACTGCTCGCCGAGGGTGTCGAGGGAACGGCCCCGATGCCACCGCTGATCCTCGACGAACCAACTGTCTTCCTCGATTCGGGCCACGTCACGCAACTCGTCTCGCTGGTCGAGTCGATGCGAGATCTCGGCGTCGAACAGATCGTCGTCGTCAGCCACGACGAGGAACTCGTCGGCGCGGCCGACTCGATCGTCCGCGTCGAGAAAGATGCGACGTCGAACCGCTCGCGACTCGAGCGCGGTCAGCCGCCGGAGGCGGAACTGCTCGCGTCGGACTGA
- the mre11 gene encoding DNA double-strand break repair protein Mre11, which translates to MTRVIHTGDTHIGYQQYNSPDRRQDFLEAFRTVVEDAVADDVDAVIHAGDLFHDRRPSLIDLQGTVEILRTLADADIPFLAVVGNHESKRDAQWLDLFADLGLATRLGAEPVVVDDVAVYGLDFVPRSRREDLTYDFDSLPDEADHASLVSHGLFEPFAHADWDTETVLEESTVDFDAVLLGDNHKPDTAEVLDTWVTYCGSTERASASEREDRGYNIVDFETDGTVAISRRGLPSTREFVFVDVELEEGEGVDRVQERVRQHDLADAVVIVTVEGEGRPLAPAAIEELAIDRGALVARVNDRRDLPDEDDDVSVSFANPDEAVRKRVRELGLSNAALEIDESVRNGDLADSNVRESVERRVRELLEDDESAFDPAPEREPGDEDVTTVADQLADESDSAAASVASTEAAEADGGTETAATDTDGDATDDVDATEDSDEPEETADADTASLGDFA; encoded by the coding sequence ATGACGCGGGTTATCCATACGGGCGATACCCACATCGGGTACCAGCAGTACAATTCGCCCGACCGACGACAGGACTTCCTCGAGGCCTTCCGGACCGTCGTCGAGGACGCGGTCGCCGACGACGTCGACGCGGTGATCCACGCCGGCGACCTCTTTCACGACCGTCGGCCGTCGCTGATTGATCTGCAGGGAACCGTCGAAATCCTCCGGACGCTCGCCGACGCCGATATCCCCTTTCTCGCGGTCGTGGGAAACCACGAGTCGAAACGCGACGCGCAGTGGCTCGACCTCTTCGCGGATCTCGGACTGGCGACCCGGCTCGGTGCCGAGCCGGTCGTCGTCGACGACGTCGCCGTCTACGGACTCGACTTCGTCCCCCGATCGCGCCGGGAGGACCTCACCTACGACTTCGACTCGCTACCGGACGAAGCGGACCACGCGAGCCTGGTGAGTCACGGCCTCTTCGAACCCTTCGCGCACGCCGACTGGGACACCGAAACCGTCCTCGAGGAGTCGACCGTCGACTTCGACGCCGTCCTACTGGGGGACAACCACAAACCGGACACGGCGGAGGTGCTGGACACCTGGGTCACCTACTGCGGCTCGACCGAGCGCGCCAGCGCCAGCGAGCGCGAGGATCGAGGCTACAACATCGTCGACTTCGAGACCGACGGGACCGTCGCGATCAGCCGCCGCGGCCTTCCCTCGACCCGCGAGTTCGTCTTCGTCGACGTCGAACTCGAGGAGGGGGAGGGAGTCGACCGCGTCCAAGAGCGCGTTCGTCAGCACGACCTCGCGGACGCGGTCGTCATCGTCACCGTCGAGGGCGAGGGCAGACCGCTCGCCCCGGCGGCCATCGAGGAACTTGCGATCGATCGCGGGGCGCTCGTCGCCCGCGTGAACGACCGACGGGACCTCCCCGACGAGGACGACGACGTGTCGGTGAGTTTCGCCAATCCGGACGAAGCCGTTCGCAAGCGGGTGCGCGAGCTGGGGCTCAGCAACGCCGCCCTCGAGATCGATGAGAGCGTCCGAAACGGTGATCTCGCCGACTCGAACGTCCGCGAATCCGTCGAACGACGGGTTCGCGAGTTGCTCGAGGACGACGAGTCGGCGTTCGACCCGGCGCCCGAACGCGAACCGGGCGACGAGGACGTGACGACGGTTGCCGATCAGCTCGCCGACGAGAGCGATTCGGCGGCCGCCTCGGTCGCTTCGACCGAGGCGGCCGAAGCGGACGGAGGCACCGAGACGGCAGCCACCGATACCGACGGCGATGCGACGGACGATGTCGACGCGACGGAAGACAGCGACGAGCCCGAGGAGACTGCCGATGCCGACACCGCCTCGCTGGGTGATTTCGCGTGA
- a CDS encoding helix-turn-helix domain-containing protein, which translates to MSASESLRQEPDERGTWDDVRDLPPSAKLVAKVLEYNETMTQQQIADETLLPSRTVRYALNRLDEENVIDSRFSFSDARKRLYSLDIRS; encoded by the coding sequence ATGAGTGCTTCAGAGTCGCTTCGACAGGAACCCGACGAACGAGGAACGTGGGACGACGTTCGAGATCTTCCACCGAGCGCGAAACTCGTCGCGAAGGTCCTCGAGTACAACGAGACGATGACCCAACAACAGATCGCCGACGAGACGCTCCTGCCCTCCCGAACGGTCCGCTACGCGCTCAATCGCCTCGACGAGGAGAACGTCATCGACTCCCGCTTTTCGTTCTCCGACGCCCGCAAGCGCCTGTACAGTCTCGATATTCGATCGTAA
- a CDS encoding proteasome-activating nucleotidase — translation MSDTVDDVDLPYDEDEASQQEKIQSLEERLEILEAQNEEMRDKLLDANAENNKYQQKLERLTHENKKLKQSPLFVATVQEVTDDGVIIKQHGNNQEALTEVTDEMRDDLEPDARVAVNNSLSIVKPLSNETDVRARVMEVTESPEVSYEDIGGLEDQMQEVRETVEMPLEKPEMFDDVGIDPPSGVLLYGPPGTGKTMLAKAVANQTDATFIKMAGSELVHKFIGEGAKLVRDLFDVAREHEPAVIFIDEIDAIASKRTESKTSGDAEVQRTMMQLLSEMDGFEERGEIRIIAATNRFDMLDRAILRPGRFDRLIEVPKPNAEGREIIFEIHTRGMNVADDVEFAQLAEDADNASGADIKAVCTEAGMFAIRDDRTEIRMEDFHNAWDKVQAESDETEEVSKTFA, via the coding sequence ATGAGCGACACCGTGGACGACGTCGACCTCCCATATGACGAGGACGAGGCGTCCCAACAGGAGAAAATACAGTCACTCGAGGAACGGCTGGAGATCCTCGAGGCGCAAAACGAGGAGATGCGCGACAAGCTCCTCGACGCTAACGCCGAGAACAACAAGTACCAGCAGAAACTCGAGCGACTCACGCACGAGAACAAGAAGCTCAAGCAGTCCCCGCTGTTCGTCGCCACCGTCCAGGAAGTCACGGACGACGGCGTCATCATCAAACAACACGGGAACAATCAGGAGGCGCTGACCGAAGTCACCGACGAGATGCGCGACGACCTCGAACCCGACGCGCGGGTCGCGGTCAACAACTCGCTGTCTATCGTCAAACCCCTCTCGAACGAAACTGACGTGCGCGCCCGCGTGATGGAAGTCACCGAGAGCCCGGAGGTCAGCTACGAGGACATCGGCGGCCTCGAGGACCAGATGCAGGAGGTCCGCGAGACGGTCGAGATGCCCCTCGAGAAGCCCGAGATGTTCGACGACGTCGGGATCGACCCGCCGAGCGGCGTGCTCCTCTACGGGCCGCCGGGGACGGGCAAGACGATGCTCGCCAAGGCCGTCGCCAACCAGACCGACGCCACCTTCATCAAGATGGCCGGCTCGGAACTGGTCCACAAGTTCATCGGAGAGGGTGCGAAACTCGTCCGCGACCTCTTCGATGTCGCCCGCGAGCACGAACCCGCCGTCATCTTCATCGACGAGATCGACGCCATCGCCTCCAAGCGAACGGAGTCCAAGACCTCCGGCGACGCCGAGGTCCAGCGGACGATGATGCAGCTCCTCTCGGAGATGGACGGCTTCGAGGAGCGCGGCGAGATCCGTATCATCGCCGCCACCAACCGCTTCGATATGCTCGACCGCGCCATCCTTCGTCCCGGCCGGTTCGACCGCCTCATCGAGGTGCCCAAGCCGAACGCGGAGGGTCGCGAGATCATCTTCGAGATCCATACCCGCGGGATGAACGTCGCGGACGACGTCGAGTTCGCCCAACTGGCCGAAGACGCCGACAACGCCTCCGGTGCCGACATCAAAGCCGTCTGCACCGAGGCCGGTATGTTCGCCATCCGCGACGACCGCACCGAAATCCGGATGGAGGACTTCCACAACGCCTGGGACAAAGTGCAGGCCGAATCCGACGAGACTGAAGAGGTCTCGAAGACGTTCGCCTGA
- a CDS encoding GMP synthase subunit A: protein MTTIVVVDNHGQFTHLERRALRDLGVDTELIDNDTPPTEVDADGVVLSGGPDMDRIGRSAEYLDADVPVLGICLGMQLIAEELGGRVGGGEYGGYADVTVDIVDAEDPLTGSLHPETRVWASHADEVTELPEGFELTAKSDVCDVEAMSDTDRDLYGVQWHPEVAHTEEGDEIFENFLAICESQ, encoded by the coding sequence ATGACGACTATCGTCGTGGTGGACAACCACGGACAGTTCACCCACCTCGAGCGCCGGGCGCTTCGCGACCTCGGCGTCGACACTGAGTTGATCGACAACGACACGCCGCCCACCGAAGTCGACGCCGACGGCGTCGTCCTCTCGGGCGGCCCGGACATGGATCGGATCGGACGGTCTGCCGAATACCTCGACGCGGACGTCCCCGTCCTCGGTATCTGCCTGGGAATGCAACTGATCGCCGAAGAGCTGGGCGGTCGCGTCGGGGGCGGTGAGTACGGTGGCTACGCCGACGTCACCGTCGACATCGTCGACGCCGAGGACCCGCTAACCGGTTCGCTGCACCCCGAGACCCGCGTCTGGGCGAGCCACGCCGACGAGGTCACGGAGCTGCCCGAGGGCTTCGAGCTGACGGCGAAAAGCGACGTCTGCGACGTCGAAGCGATGAGCGATACCGACCGCGATCTCTACGGCGTCCAGTGGCACCCCGAGGTTGCCCACACCGAGGAGGGCGACGAAATTTTCGAGAACTTCCTGGCAATCTGCGAATCGCAGTAG
- a CDS encoding ferritin-like domain-containing protein, which yields MTVDSTEDLFVDGLKHAYHTEQRLLDALEELEETSTNDELKSGFAEHREETQQQVQRLEEVFDQVDADAEAEEDPVVEGMIQAHEEFMDKDPSDEAADRFNIAAGQKSEHYEIAVYGNLIPMADQLGMDDVADTLERTLREEQDELDSLSEMGEEFDYGELTVSE from the coding sequence ATGACCGTAGATTCGACCGAAGACCTCTTCGTAGACGGCCTCAAGCACGCGTATCACACCGAACAGCGACTCCTCGACGCGCTCGAGGAACTCGAGGAGACATCGACGAACGACGAACTCAAATCCGGGTTCGCCGAACACCGTGAGGAGACACAGCAGCAGGTCCAGCGCCTCGAAGAGGTGTTCGACCAGGTCGACGCCGACGCGGAGGCCGAGGAGGATCCGGTCGTTGAGGGAATGATTCAGGCCCACGAGGAGTTCATGGACAAGGACCCGAGCGACGAGGCCGCAGACCGGTTCAACATCGCCGCCGGCCAGAAGTCCGAACACTACGAGATCGCCGTTTACGGGAACCTCATCCCGATGGCGGACCAGCTCGGCATGGACGACGTCGCGGACACCTTAGAGCGGACTCTCCGGGAGGAACAGGACGAACTCGACAGCCTCTCTGAGATGGGTGAGGAGTTCGATTACGGCGAACTGACGGTTTCGGAGTAG
- a CDS encoding LUD domain-containing protein, whose protein sequence is MTVDTVGRFERALEGLDVGLERVPAAEATDRIETIVQEPAVGAPLPFEGVALPGSVTTAPTNRELEAAETGVTPVGFAIAEYGTVAVESTADGAEPISLYPERHVAVVAESDVVPDISAGFDRLADGFADGRDSVVFATGRSATADMGDLVHGVHGPGDVHVIVLEDR, encoded by the coding sequence ATGACAGTCGACACTGTCGGTCGGTTCGAACGCGCACTCGAGGGACTCGACGTGGGGCTCGAGCGCGTCCCGGCCGCCGAGGCGACCGATCGGATCGAAACCATCGTCCAGGAGCCGGCCGTCGGAGCACCGCTGCCGTTCGAGGGCGTCGCGCTACCCGGCTCGGTGACGACGGCGCCCACGAACCGCGAACTCGAGGCGGCTGAGACCGGCGTCACGCCGGTCGGCTTCGCGATCGCGGAGTACGGCACCGTCGCCGTCGAGTCGACGGCCGACGGCGCGGAGCCGATCAGCCTCTACCCGGAGCGCCACGTCGCCGTCGTTGCCGAGAGCGACGTGGTGCCGGACATCAGCGCCGGTTTCGATCGCCTCGCCGACGGCTTCGCGGACGGTCGGGACAGCGTCGTCTTCGCAACTGGCCGGAGCGCCACCGCCGACATGGGCGATCTCGTCCACGGCGTCCACGGCCCCGGCGACGTTCACGTGATCGTCCTGGAGGACCGATAG